A window from Mytilus galloprovincialis chromosome 8, xbMytGall1.hap1.1, whole genome shotgun sequence encodes these proteins:
- the LOC143084915 gene encoding uncharacterized protein LOC143084915 has translation MDSMDDCISESVYSQSSQYSEWQDSQESPSRKRKMSLNSFLETVDISPVKKTLTVDFDLASERTKNDYVRKAKRIMHSVLGILVPQQESLFEEVLYESNAYKDQTLESFSKAYSSMSSWGTQRQILSLLVQDYSYNQLKDYIPDLSRYKFSSARKHAEVVGVGKPVLQKKQFREKATIQQIENFLEFILSPAIMTDSPFGECTYKISSGITLKVPKIILNSVRTRTVTLYLKYCEETQNADILSERTYMRLLEAIEPNVRKSMKGLDNFAADGSQAFDNLKSVVMTLGKGGKGQEWAEKISKQLMEGKQYLKLHYKLHVSLDSEVPDHCGRFGLSSEENSFCSKCTHTHHLSCNDCEALTTTLKLIEDAADSITYTNQEQQDDTKYIIVQGIKTIIEWKKHIVRSVNQDRARGKVLDTLQPNEALIERDWAMKFLPLQYRESQSNWFAKRGLSWHVSVITFQEKEGKNSLTVLHIFDTATQDAVTSNAILKDLLHHVNSTNNNVDTLYLRSDNAGCYHSSYGILSVTALNDNPYNIKVNRMDFSDPQGGKSICDRKAAHVKACIRRYVNEGNNVITAIEFKSAVEKTMKNVKVVVALPPSPIKSLKTSKIENISFMYNFFFSNNEITAWKQFEIGIGKVFSSKSLNEIPSLVKKCESTVIWRIIAQSSLNTSIPVPVTRNEELEEEDNICSNVFTCPEDGCIATFLKYGQLCNHLDRGKHTFPKNNLNIKERTQITHASLMESKSSAEKVLHSGTTHALQAESTLKKGWALKNKREVKRFSKEQIEYMTEKFQFGESTGYKCDPDDVAKEMRHVKNSKGIRKFQLEHFLSPSQIASFFSRLSLKKRQASNTVYDDCDMIAEESRTEMSQLTVLANTVQ, from the exons ATGGACAGCATGGACGACTGCATATCAGAATCTGTGTATTCACAGTCATCTCAATATTCAGAGTGGCAAGATTCACAGGAAAGTCCATCAAGAAAAAGGAAAATGTCACTGAATTCTTTTCTGGAAACAGTAGATATAAGTCCTGTGAAAAAAACGTTAACTGTTGACTTTGATCTTGCATCTGAGAGGACAAAAAATGATTATGTCAGGAAAGCAAAAAGAATAATGCACAGTGTACTTGGTATATTGGTTCCACAACAGGAATCACTATTTGAGGAGGTTCTATATGAATCTAATGCATACAAAGATCAGACTCTTGAGTCATTTTCAAAAGCATATAGCAGTATGTCAAGTTGGGGAACACAGAGACAAATTCTCTCTCTTCTAGTACAAGATTACAGTTACAATCAACTCAAAGACTATATTCCAGATTTATCAAGATATAAATTTTCATCTGCTCGTAAACATGCTGAGGTTGTTGGTGTTGGCAAGCCAGTTTTACAGAAAAAACAATTTAGAGAAAAGGCTACTATTCAACAGATAGAAAACTTTTTAGAGTTCATACTTTCACCAGCTATAATGACTGATTCACCATTTGGAGAATGCACTTATAAAATCTCATCTGGTATTACACTCAAAGTTCCTAAGATTATTCTAAATAGTGTACGTACAAGAACAGTAACACTGTATTTAAAGTATTGTGAAGAAACCCAGAACGCTGATATTCTATCTGAAAGGACTTACATGAGACTGCTTGAAGCCATTGAGCCTAATGTGAGAAAGTCCATGAAAGGTTTAGACAATTTTGCTGCTGATGGTAGCCAGGCTTTCGATAACCTGAAAAGTGTGGTAATGACATTAGGAAAAGGAGGTAAAGGACAAGAATGGGCAGAAAAGATCAGCAAGCAGCTCATGGAAGGGAAGCAGTATTTAAAACTGCACTACAAG ttaCATGTTAGTTTGGACTCAGAAGTTCCTGATCATTGTGGCAGATTTGGCCTGTCATCTGAAGAAAACAGTTTCTGTAGTAAATGTACACATACCCATCATCTTTCTTGTAATGACTGTGAAGCTCTGACCACAACTTTGAAATTGATAGAGGATGCTGCAGATAGCATAACATATACAAACCAAGAACAACAAGATGACACAAAATACATTATTGTACAG ggtattaaaacaattatagaGTGGAAGAAACACATTGTGAGATCTGTCAACCAAGACAGGGCAAGGGGGAAAGTTTTAGACACATTGCAACCAAATGAAGCTTTAATTGAAAGAGACTGGGCAATGAAATTTCTTCCATTACAGTATag agaaTCTCAGTCTAATTGGTTTGCCAAACGTGGTCTTTCCTGGCATGTCAGTGTCATAACATTCcaagaaaaagaaggaaaaaacagTTTGACAGTTCTGCACATCTTTGATACTGCTACGCAAGATGCTGTCACTTCCAATGCTATATTGAAAGACCTACTACACCATGTCAATTCCACTAACAACAACGTTGACACTCTGTATTTAAGATCGGACAATGCTGGATGTTACCATTCATCATATGGCATATTGTCAGTCACTGCTCTGAATGACAATCCGTACAATATAAAAGTAAATAGGATGGACTTTTCTGATCCACAAGGTGGAAAGTCAATTTGTGACAGAAAGGCTGCCCATGTCAAAGCATGCATAAGAAGATATGTAAATGAAGGCAATAATGTAATAACAGCTATAGAATTCAAGTCAGCTGtagaaaaaacaatgaaaaatgttaaaGTAGTTGTTGCATTGCCACCTAGTCCcatcaaaagtttaaaaacatccaagattgaaaatataagttttatgtacaattttttcttttcaaacaaTGAAATTACAGCTTGGAAGCAATTCGAAATTGGCATTGGCAAAGTTTTCTCTTCCAAATCTTTAAATGAAATTCCATCTCTTGTTAAAAAATGTGAAAGTACTGTGATATGGAGAATCATTGCTCAATCATCCTTGAATACAAGCATTCCAGTACCTGTAACTAGAAATGAAGAGCTCGAAGAAGAAGACAACATTTGTAGTAATGTATTTACATGTCCTGAAGACGGTTGCATTGCAACATTTTTGAAATATGGACAATTATGTAACCACCTCGACAGAGGTAAACATACCTTCCCTAAgaataatttgaatataaagGAGCGTACACAAATAACACATGCTTCTTTAATGGAAAGCAAAAGTTCTGCTGAAAAAGTACTTCATTCTGGTACAACACATGcattacaagcagaatctacattaAAGAAAGGATGGGCATTAAAGAATAAGCGAGAGGTAAAGAGATTTTCAAAAGAGCAAATAGAATACATGACAGAGAAATTTCAGTTTGGTGAATCTACTGGATATAAGTGTGACCCAGATGATGTGGCAAAAGAGATGAGACATGTAAAGAACAGTAAGGGGATCCGGAAATTTCAACTTGAACACTTTCTTTCTCCTTCTCAAATTGCTAGTTTTTTTAGCAGACTTTCACTAAAAAAAAGACAAGCATCAAATACTGTTTATGACGATTGTGATATGATAGCAGAAGAATCAAGAACTGAGATGTCTCAGCTAACTGTATTAGCAAATACTGTACagtaa
- the LOC143084914 gene encoding uncharacterized protein LOC143084914: MTENNACESQFVCSFVNSTVQQCGLIEYKKTWPSRILPLTCCKDSVDSHLYKYSISRRSIDSESSLLKIRAGLFEEDDDTLTICPKHRFALGVGWRPSTLCSIGWKCTNSKSNLKGTITKEQSIFLKKYHHVLLGIGSGVCSRCRKELVQRMADKENRVEPNPSSSMNSNCNVEASESTNAEFIMEETKEEASLLYNCFKNNSIIYTFCSPVIIKPKRLLYVYIPHGTHIMSCKTDDNHIIW, translated from the exons ATGACAGAAAACAATGCCT GCGAGTCacaatttgtttgcagttttgtTAATTCAACAGTACAGCAGTGTGgcttaattgaatataaaaagacCTGGCCAAGTCGAATTCTTCCCCTAACATGTTGTAAAGATTCAGTGGACTCGCATctttacaaatattcaataagTCGTAGGAGTATTGACAGTGAAAGTTCATTATTGAAGATAAGAGCTGGTCTTTTTGAGGAAGATGATGATACGCTAACTATATGCCCGAAACACAG gttTGCTCTTGGTGTTGGTTGGAGACCAAGTACACTATGTTCCATAGGATGGAAATGTACAAACAGTAAGAGCAACTTGAAAGGCACTATCACAAAGGAGCAGTCTATTTTTCTCAAGAAATATCATCATGTCCTACTTGGAATTGGATCAG GGGTGTGTTCAAGATGCAGAAAAGAACTTGTTCAAAGAATGGCAGACAAGGAAAACAGAGTTGAACCAAAT CCTTCAAGTAGCATGAATAGTAATTGCAATGTTGAAGCTTCTGAGTCTACAAATGCTGAATTTATAATGGAAGAAACAAAAGAAGAGGCAAGTCTTTTATACAATTGTTTTAAGAACAATAGTATAATATATACATTCTGTAGTCCTGTAATCATAAAACCAAAGAGGTTACTCTATGTCTATATTCCACATGGTACACACATTATGTCCTGTAAAACTGATGATAACCATATTATATGGTAA